The genomic stretch GGGCTCCGCGATGTGGCCGGGGGAAACGGCATCCGGGGGGGACAAGCCGTTTCCCCCGTTGGTGGACCGGGCCCCAAGTCCGCACCGCCAGTCAGGGGGGAAGCCGCGGCGTGGACCCCGCAGCGGGGCGCTGGCCCGTACCCCGCGAATTCCTGCCAGATTCGCCGGGTACACCACCATCCTGCTCCGGCCACCGGGTCCGGGCGCCGGGCAAACGGCCTCCCTCCAGGGGCCTTTGGTCCTTAAAGTCCTGATCAACAACGCCCTGATCAACAACGTCTTGGGCAGCAAAGTTCTGATCAACAAAGTCCTGACCACCTGATCCACGGGCGCCTGCCCGGTGCCGCACCCGGCACCACCCCACCCGCCGCCGACTCCACCCCCGTGACGGAAGTGGTTAGACTCACCCCGCCCGGCACCGGGGAAGGGCGGGCGGGAGCTGCCGTAAGGGGAGACGGGACAGTCGGATGGCGCAAGCGAAAAAGATCGCGTTGTACGTGGTCGCCGTCTTCGTCCTGTACACGATCATCACGTCCCCGGCGCGCGCCGCCGATCTCGTCCAGATAGGGTTCGAGGGCATTTCGTCGGCTGCCCACGGGGTCGGCGAGTTCATGACCCAGCTGATCTCGTAGGGCGCCCGGCCGGGCCGATCCCGTAGGTGCCCGGTCGGCGCGGCCGACGGCACGGGACGTACGGCGTCGGCCCGTACGACGAACGCACGGAGGACCGCCCAGTGATACGCCACCTGGTTCTTTTCAAGCTCAACGAGGGCGTCGAACGCGACGAGCCGCGGGTCGTGGCCGGTGCGCAGGCGTTCCAGGAGCTGGCCGACCAGATTCCCGAGCTGGAGTTCTGGGAGTGCGCCTGGAACATCACGGACCGGCCGATCGCGTACGACTTCGCCGTCAACTCGGCCGTTGCCGACACCGACGCCCTCAAGCGCTATATCGAACACCCGGCCCATCAGGCCGCCGCCGGGCAGTGGCGCGAGTTCGCCACCTGGGTGATCGCCGACTACGAGTTCTGAGCCGCGGCCCCGGCCGCGCGCCCGCCCCTCGCCCCCTGTACCGGGCGGGGGGCTTTTCGCTGCCCGAGCGGGGGGCTTTCCGCTGCCCGGGCGCACCGCAGCACCCCCGCCCCCATGGCCCGCTCCGCGACCGGCTCTGGGATCAACTCTGCGATCAACACGGCGTTATGCGGTGCTTGCACACAGTGCACATGTCTTGTGATGCTATGACCTGCTATGACCGCTTTTGCCGGATGGATGGACTGAGAAGGGTGGCGTGACCGTGACGGCCCGAACTGCGCCCAAGGCGCCATCCCGCGAAAGCAGGAGCGCGGACACGCGGGCACTCACGCAGGTGCTGTTCGCCGAGCTGTCGAGCCTGGAGCCGGGCACGCCGGAGCACGCCCGGGTACGCGCCGCCCTGATCGAGGCCAATCTGCCGCTGGTACGGTACGCGGCGGCACGTTTCCGCAGCCGTAACGAACCGATGGAGGACGTCGTCCAGGTCGGCACGATCGGCCTGATCAACGCCATCGACCGCTTCGACCCCGGGCGCGGCGTCCAGTTCCCCACCTTCGCGATGCCGACCGTGGTCGGCGAGATCAAGCGCTACTTCCGGGACAACGTGCGCACCGTCCACGTGCCGCGCCGCCTCCACGAGCTGTGGGTGCAGGTCAACGGCGCCACGGAGGACCTGACCGTACTGCACGGCCGGTCGCCGACCACCGCGGAGATCGCCGAACGGCTCAAGATCGGCGAGGACGAGGTGCTGGCCTGCCTGGAGGCGGGCCGCTCGTACCACGCCACCTCCCTGGAGGCCGCGCAGGAGGGCGACGGACTGCCGGGCCTGCTGGACCGCCTCGGGTACGAGGACCCGGAGCTGGCCGGCGTCGAGCACCGCGACCTCGTACGGCATCTGCTCGTCCAGCTGCCGGAGCGCGAGCAGCGGATCCTGTTGCTCCGTTACTACAGCAACTTGACGCAATCTCAGATCAGTGCCGAGCTGGGGGTGTCGCAGATGCACGTGTCCCGGCTACTGTCGCGGAGCTTCGCACGACTGCGGTCCGCAAACAGGATCGAAGCCTAACCGGGACGGGCGACCCCTTCCTGCACGGATATGTCGACTTGGCGCTACAGCGTGTTGCCGACATGTGACATTCTGCAGGAACCGCGTTTGCCGTGGCGTCGCCTCCGGTATTCAGGTGGAGGCATAAGTTCTCGGTTCCGCCGCGGGCCGAGGGCACCGCAGCGACCCGACCGCGACCTCAAGGGGGTGGCATGTCCGTAGAACTGGGCAGCTCGAAGGTGCTTCCCGCGATTCCCGCGCCGGCAGCGCCCGTGCACGACGACGACGCTCTCAACACCCGTACGCTCTCCCGCTCCCTCTTCATGCGACTGGCCACGCTCGACAAGGACAGCGCCGAGCGGGCGTACGTCCGCGACACCCTGATCGAACTGAACCTGCCGCTGGTGCGCTACGCGGCGGCACGTTTCCGCAGTCGCAACGAGCCGATGGAGGACATCGTCCAGGTCGGCACGATCGGTCTGATCAAGGCCATCGACCGTTTCGATTGCGAACGCGGCGTCGAATTCCCGACGTTCGCGATGCCGACCGTGGTCGGCGAGATCAAGCGGTTCTTCCGCGACACCTCCTGGTCGGTACGCGTCCCGCGCCGCCTCCAGGAACTGCGCCTGGCCCTCACCAAGGCCAGCGACGAACTCGCCCAGAAGCTCGACCGCTCCCCGACCGTCATCGAACTCGCCCAGTGCCTCGGCGTGTCCGAGGAGGACGTGGTCGACGGCCTCGCGGTCGGCAACGCGTACACCGCCTCCTCGCTCGACTCCCCGTCCCCCGAGGACGACGGCGGCGAGGGCTCCCTCGCGGACCGCCTCGGCTACGAGGACAGCGCGCTCGAAGGCGTCGAGTACCGCGAGTCCCTCAAGCCCCTGCTGGCCAAACTCCCGCCGCGCGAACGGCAGATCATCATGCTGCGCTTCTTCGCCAAC from Streptomyces albofaciens JCM 4342 encodes the following:
- a CDS encoding Dabb family protein, which translates into the protein MIRHLVLFKLNEGVERDEPRVVAGAQAFQELADQIPELEFWECAWNITDRPIAYDFAVNSAVADTDALKRYIEHPAHQAAAGQWREFATWVIADYEF
- a CDS encoding RNA polymerase sigma factor SigF, with product MTVTARTAPKAPSRESRSADTRALTQVLFAELSSLEPGTPEHARVRAALIEANLPLVRYAAARFRSRNEPMEDVVQVGTIGLINAIDRFDPGRGVQFPTFAMPTVVGEIKRYFRDNVRTVHVPRRLHELWVQVNGATEDLTVLHGRSPTTAEIAERLKIGEDEVLACLEAGRSYHATSLEAAQEGDGLPGLLDRLGYEDPELAGVEHRDLVRHLLVQLPEREQRILLLRYYSNLTQSQISAELGVSQMHVSRLLSRSFARLRSANRIEA
- a CDS encoding RNA polymerase sigma factor SigF gives rise to the protein MSVELGSSKVLPAIPAPAAPVHDDDALNTRTLSRSLFMRLATLDKDSAERAYVRDTLIELNLPLVRYAAARFRSRNEPMEDIVQVGTIGLIKAIDRFDCERGVEFPTFAMPTVVGEIKRFFRDTSWSVRVPRRLQELRLALTKASDELAQKLDRSPTVIELAQCLGVSEEDVVDGLAVGNAYTASSLDSPSPEDDGGEGSLADRLGYEDSALEGVEYRESLKPLLAKLPPRERQIIMLRFFANMTQSQIGEEVGISQMHVSRLLTRTLATLREGLISD